In Nymphaea colorata isolate Beijing-Zhang1983 chromosome 10, ASM883128v2, whole genome shotgun sequence, the genomic stretch TTATAATCAATACACATTATCTTTATATCTACCTGGACAATGGATTTCATGAATATAAATGAGCACTCATGAAATGTTATTATTAACAAAATATAGGTCTATGTACCCAACTTTAATTGATCTGATCAACATAAATTAATTATTTGAAAGATGTAACGTGTAGATTTATTTTTTAGAAGCAAGAATGACAATAAAAACAGATGGTTCTTGTATATATAGACCAACATGTTTCCCAACGTTTCCCTTGTCGTGAGCTTGCATGATATCTCATTTGGTCACATTGAGAGGAGAAATGGGGCCTCCAGGGATCGGATTCAGAAATTTAGGATCCGAGGTCCCTCGATCCAAACTCAAGCGAATGGACCTGGAGCAGCTTGGAGATCCGGTTCAAGCTCCGTGGCCGTCTGCAAGGGGAGAGGTGGGCCGACGTCGACGGTTCGAAACCCGACGACTTTATGTTCAGTCTTTTGCTTTTTGACCGGGGTGGGAAACCGAAGTGACGGGCGATGGTCAACCGTGTCATCGGCCCGGGGGACCGGCAGATGGACGGTCCTTACGACGGGACGGTACGCCCCACCGGGGGCCCACCGCGCGCAGGAATTAAATGCCACGTTGTACCGTGCAGGGCCAGTGTGGGTCCCGCTCCCACGCTCGGTCCCCGACGTGGCGGCCTGTTATTGGCGGTACGTGGTGGCAAAGGTAATTATGGGTTAATGATGATGTGATGATAAAAAGAAGGCGACCGTGAGGGGGAGGAGGACTTTGATGGCAATAGTGGGACTGGAAATTTTGAGGCTGGtacccctctttctctctctctctctctctctggcttcTTGGTATTTAAGATCGTGACCTTGTTTTCAGTCGAGAACCTGCAGCGGAAATCCTTTTTCTCcctattttacttttttgctaTCTCTTCGCTCTCTCCTTCCTGTCTCGCTTCGATCGAGAACTCGGACAGAAAGTCTTGGAAAAGACGTTACCGAGAATTCTTCTGCTCTCACATGCACGGtgaattatatatttttctgaaaattttggtaaattttTGTCAAGTGTGGACCTAAAAAGGCACTAGCAGATCCGTTGTCCATACGCTTTTGGTTTCTTGTTCGAAGTTTCGGGAAAGCTTTTCTGGGCAAAAATATGGAGGTTTGTATATTTCTGGCTCACTTGAAATTAGTTTGTTTGATGCATATTTGTGTTCgttttgtgaaaaaagaaaaggaacttcTAAATCCTTTTAGAAAATCTAATGAGAAATTGATCACATAATGCAAAACTAAATTTCTTCTGAGCTTACAATTCGAAGAGTCCCATTAAATTTCCTCTGTAGTTTTTTCATGGTAGGACAGGAGGGCCTGCTTCATTGAGGGGGACTTGGCGGCCATGAATGGCCTGACTCTGCATGCTAAACATTGATGCCACAGAGCGTCGAGTTATTAATTAGATCGGACCCACGCCTTGCCCATTCAAAATGATAATTAAATGGGCTCTGCATCTTTCCCCAAGATTACCTTGCATTCAGCATGTAAGCTGCCCATGGAACCTGCATGCTCCGTCTTAATTAGCCTTTTCTTATCTTCTCCTTATTTTAAAGTTGATcttacataaatatataaagTAAAAGATGGCAGTCTTGTGTCTTGATCAACATTACTCTCGAAATGAAACATacataaataatttaaattatgtACGTTGCTCTTCTAGATTGGCTTACCATGATGCATTATATTGCCATGCAAATGAAATAAGCTGGGCTTGCTGATCTAAATTGGGACATACAATTTTAGTGTTTCACCAATAAACACTAGCTAAGTACAATTAGCCCATTTTAGTATCCAACCTTTTCTAGACACATCTTTAATGACCTTATACAATTGATGATGATCCAAATATGGAGAAAGAAGCAAAATTGATCGGAAAATCATTaagttgcatttgatagccttaGATTTGaagctgcataaaaaggtgtgttttgaaaCATCCTCAGtctaaacaaactaaagatcttagtagcatggattttaaattcatgcaatacgttaaaaaccatggatttaaggtttGATAGGAGGGGAGAAGGGGTGGGGgtggtctgatcttaaatcctgTGATCTCAGACCGCCATGGATCTCAGGCTCGAGGTGAAAGAAACACAACCTTAGGTCCAGTCGAGCTCTTTCTGTCCATAGGAAGCATCACATCTTTAGTTTTGTCATCACCCACTCGAGTTTGCAACTCAAACGATTTTGACAATGAGAGGCAAAATATGACTTTGTGATAATTAATTAATCAATTAAAAAGCttaattttagttaaaagaACAGTTAGATTTAAAGGTATCTGGCCCCATCAATTAGTTTGTGTCGGTACATATATGGCTATAACACTTAATAGAATTTTGAGCCATTAATCTGAAAATAGATATGTGCACATATAATAATTAAGCAAAGCATGTCATGGTTCTTACAGATTGAATCTTGAGGAATACATTCATGGGATTTGAGCTTttgagaaaaatagaaagataGGCATGTGTAGATTTTAAGctttggtatatatttttctacaAATAAACCTTTGGGGCATGTTTGGATACATGCTACAAAATGGGTTTTacagacaaaaagatgttttgTGTTAAAAACCCTATTTTGGGGTTGTTTGGGCGTTGTCAAAACCGAGTTTTTCAAAAACTCAATTTTCTGAAGACAACGTTTTTTAACCAATTTTAAGGCAATTAAGACACCTAATAATGAATATCTGGTATAATCTAGGATTATTTTGCAGTTTAGCATATGTTACTCAAAAGTTCTTTCATGTGCAAGAGATCTTGGACGTTCTATTATGCTGCAAATGACTAGCTAATTTGTTTCGGTTGGAACACACAATGGAAATATATGTAAGTAAAGAGGATTCTatgtgatctctctctctctctctctctctgtatatatatatatatatatatatatatatatatatatatatatatatatatatatatatatatatatatatattgtgtgtaaTTATAAATCAATTACCATTCAgttgaaatcattttttaaaggtacattaaaaactatttttttttacatccaaaCAAAGACCATGTGAAAGTGAAAACCTGGCTGTTGTAATGTTACCCAAACGCTaaaattagatttttaaaattcattagaaaattgattttttccaAACCAAGTTTTAGCAAAAACCTTTTTTTGAATGGGGTCATCCAAACGCTACCTTGTTCTTTTTCATTCCTCCGATGGTAAAACGCTCATAGGAAGCGGCACTGGCGTTTGAACTGATGACCATAACAACTTGGCCGTTCAGCTCCTGCCAAAATTGCAGCCTAATGAGCGCGGGAGTCGATTTTTTTTCGTCCTTAAGCGGTACCGGGAATCTACTGCGTGCCGCGTCTCCGTCCATTCCCTCCGGCGGACTGCCCACACGGGCCGTTCAATTTTAACGGGAGATTCAAGCAGAGCCCGGTCACCGACCCAGGCAGCTGCTTCATTCAGTCTCGATGCAGCTTCATTTCATTGCAGTTCCAAACAATGGCGTGAAGCTTCGAGCTTGAGGAGTGCCGCTATCGTCCGACGTTCTTGACTCCTTGAGGAGTCCCACCATCGCCACAgcgtgactctctctctctctctctctctctctctctctctctctcgcacaaGGAAATTCCCGTTGTTGCCCACCAGCTGTCTTTCGCGTAAGAGCCTATCTCCTTATTGCCTTTCTCTTGAAATCTCCTAATCTGCTTGTGAAATCTCTGGCTCCCCTCTTGAAAAGGGCAGATCATCTCTTTGACAATCATTTAGTCCTCTTCTCGAAATCATGAATAAATGGCACAAAATCTCCTGTCCAtgtaactttctttttcttcccaaCCACTTCTTCTCCTTGAAATAGGGTTTTTTATTTGCACAATTTGATTTGGGCGTTTGGCCATTTCAGGATTTTAAATTTGGGATTTTAgccatttggggatttttttgGTGGTTTTTCTTCCTAACTCTTGCTTGTCCTTTACATTGTTTTTCAGCTGTATATGTCCTTATTTTATGCATTTGTTTGCAGGCACTTTTGGATATATCTTTGACTGTACCTATCTTTTGGTAGTTATGTTTAGAACTTCGTTTTTCATGATCGTAGGCCATAATCATTTTAAATGTGTTCAACTGATGTATTGCCTCTTAATGAAACGTGGGAAACTTGATTTAACGGACTGACACTTATGCTGTTTACGTTTCACGTTAACGACCCCGATTAATGATTTACTTAGTGAGATTTTTTCTTACCTCCGTTGTAATTGTCTTTATATATGGTATGTAATTTTCTGCTGTTCATGATGATATTTTCTGTTGTAATCATCTTTGTATGAGCACCAAAGACCTGACAAACATATGATTTTTTACATGCTTGTGTAACTGTTATTAACTAGAACAACATTCTAAAACAATGAGGACTACTTGTTCTTGATGTGCAAAGGTAACTAAGGGCGTGTCTGATTGTCCAGGTAAATTATCTGGGATGCCCTTACGATTTGGGTGAGCAATGCTGCTTAACCGAAAAACCGTAAGTCCCAGGTTTACCACTGAAAGCATACGATGTCCTGGATTTTTAGTAACAACTAACAACACTTAGATTTTCACCTCTAGCTGTAAACTTTGACATGGTAAGCACTTTAAATTAGAAGGCGTTGTGTTGTTCTAGTTCTTCTTTATGTCCATCTACTTGTTGCAAGTAGGACCATTCAAATGCTTGCTTCGAAGGTTATGGCAGTGGTGAGCGTACCTCTATAATAGTGCAAAGTAGTGTCTCATCATGCTTGCTTAATAGTGCAAAGTAGTGTCTCATCATGCTTGCTTACATTCTTTCATgactttatgtttttctttttgtatttactATGTATTAGTGCCCCTCAGCTAAAAACTTCTGGCTCAACCACTGTCCACAGGGCAGGTAATTTGGCCAGGCTCTCATAATCTGCTGGTAAATGGACGCGATGGGCTTCAATCCTACTGTACCATGGAGGTACTTCTGTGAAGGGTTCTCCCTCCAATCTCATGAGGCCCTCAATCAGAAGAGACTTCCATCTTGGAAATTGGAGGCTGCCTTCCGATCGGATGCACGGCTTCGGCAGGTGAGAAGGAGAATAGAGACTAGCTTTTTGTAGTTTGAGGTGTCAATATTATCATCGGCAATGGAAATTTGCTCCGGTTTAGGTGGATTTTTAGATTTATTATGAGCTTTTCTGGGCAACTATCTGAATATTTGTTCTCTActttttctatctcttttctttccaCAGATTTCTTTTCAGATTCATTGGGTATCTGTTCAAATTTTATCTCtgcttttctttcctctttccttccTCGTCTTTCTGGGTTGAAGtgtgcttttgtttttgtctttttgggtATTTTCAGAATTGAAGGGGGACTTCCTTCTTTTAACAATTTGGCTGTTTTTGTGGTTCTTGAGTTTTGGGGTTTTATTTGGGACATGCACTTTCTGTTGCTTGTCTTGTTGATGCTGCATGTCAATATGGATCTGTTGTTCATTAGTGTCTACTCTGGTTGAAAGTGTAGTTTGCATGGGTATTCTTTTTGAGAATAGGTgaacaacatttttcttttatgtagaAGTAGAACTCACTGATAGATACCTTTTCAGATGCTGGTGAACTGGTGTTGGCTTTCACAATTTTAATCTGTCAGATGCTTCTGGAGTGAATGAGTTTGGGATGCTTTTGTTATATCTGACTATGGAGTGTTCAGGTTATGCCTTGCTTTGTTGTTTGTTTGGTTTGTCTAGATTCCTTTGGGCAGCTATTGGTATATTATTGATTTCCGATTGTTGAGTTCACGGGCACCTATGATAATTTTTAGAGAGGAAGGTTTAAACATATGAGTGTGTTCAATTGGTACATATAGTTCATTAATTTGCAGATAGGTTGCATTGTCGTGGTGAAAGGCGTTGGCTGCCAAGCCTCCCCTTGCTACCAACACCCGCATATGCGATTGCACCTCAGGCTGCACATTGAAGCTTGGATTGGGTTATGCTAATATTATaatttttgggttttggattctTCATCTGAATTTGGTGAATggtctttttcctttgtttatgTGACcccaaattttggaaaatttaatCAGCCAAAGTAGCTACTATTACCGACTCTCCTTTGATGTTCATAAGGCTTTTTATAGGTATTTTGCTTTATGTGTGAGACTGGAAGTTCAATTCTTCTAAGAAGCTCAAAGGAAACAATAGTTTGTCTTCCAAAGATTGTCTTTCCAGTGAACCTCTGGTTTTCCCCTCATAAATTGCTTAAGAGATTTTATTCATGCAAATAGTTTGAGTTTTTAGTTGTTACAGACTTACAGTGCCTCTCAATTACCACTCTTGCTTTGCtcctctttttatttatatttattttttattttatgaatttgccttGCAAACTACATGTTTTCAGCAGTTTTGCATTTTCTGAATGTTTTCCCTTCACCTTCTGGGTAATCTCAGAGCAAGTATCAAGTCTAGTATGCACTATGCACTGAATTTGTTTTCCCAGTTTGGAgcttcttttattcttttgatttGTTCTGTTAGTCACTTACAGGATGGAAGGATTAAGAGAAGTGATACAAATGTAATATCTGCATACAAAGTGGATGTGAGTAGTAATAAAAAGCTGAGAAGCTGTAGGAAATGATTGTTGACAAGTAGTTTGGAGTTAGACATATTAAAGTTGATTCTGGAAGGAAGCAAGAAAGATGCATGAAGAGGTAGAACCTATAAtcgaaaagcaaaaaatgagtAACAATAAACATGGAATGAGTAAAAGTAAGATAGATTGGTAAAGAAATACAAACAACATTCATTATTGAAACGGCGTATAAGTATATAACCAAGAGGACTACATTTATGATAAGACTTTGGGAATCAAATCTGAGACAGTAAGGACCTAAATCTGGCAGATACATGGGATCTTGAGAAGGATTCAAAGACCTCTAGATGTAAATTATGCAAGAGTGTCTTGATTATTGCACTGTATTATAAATGTACATGCTTAATGCATAGGAAACATCCTTCATGAGAAAGTGTCTGGTCTTTCTTCAAATGGTTTGCATCCTTAGAATGCTAAGTTGCTAACTGACCACTTTGTATTCCCTGCAGCAATCGCCTTTTCTGGTGACAGTTTCTTGATAGCAAACTTTTCAATAGAGTTTGAAAACATATCCATAGTTGTATTTTGTAGACTTAAATTATTGCCTATGtgcttttttttgttgctttcatcAGTTGTTTATATATCTCCAGTGCAGTTTGTATAGATTTTATCTGCACTTTTATTTGTTGCCTTTTTGTGGTTGAGAATGTGTATATACTGGATCCTATTGCATTGGGGTGCACATAAGGGCTGTCATATCTCATTTCATTATCTGAGAGGCCATCTTGATGTGCATTTTAGTGTGCTGCCTTTATAGTACCTCAAAACAGAAGAGTTCAACTCACCAGAATTAGAAGCCATTTGCAGAAGAGAAGCAAGCAAACAGTTGCTCAACACGTTGGGTCTGGTGAAGAGAATCTTGACACAAATTCTCCATTGGTTAAGATGTGTGGCATTACTTCTGCCAGGGATGCAGAAATTGCTGCAAAAGCAGGTGCTAATTTCATAGGGATGATAATTTGGCCCAATTCAAAACGTTCTGTATCAATCCAAGTGGCATCAGATATTGCAAAGGCTGCAAGAGAATACGGGGCAGAGCCAGTTGGTGTATTTGTTGATGAGGATTCAGATACAATATTGAGATACTCTGATGCATCAGACATTGAGATTGTCCAGGTAAATTTTGGTAAATCCTCTCTCTACATATAATAATCCCCATTATCAAGAGCAGCAGCTGACCGAATGCAGCTACATGGAGATGGTGCACGTGCTGCTCTTCCCTGTTTACTCCAATGGTGCCGGGTAGTATATGTTCTGCATGCTGATGAAACTGGAAAGCTCATAACAGGAACGCCAGATGATGAATCCCTTGCTTCAGTTGATTGGGTTCTGGTAGATAGTGTTCAAGGTGGCAGGTCTGTGGTACTCTTCTGGTCTCTGAAATACTTCTCAGCTTTCATTGTGCATTTTTGCTTAAGCTGTAAATGTTGAGGGCAATGATGCACGTAGCACATTGTTTGATTCATATGCTTTATTTTGATAGTGAGCTTGAAAATTAGTGATAATATATGTTGTAATGATGCACCTAGTTTGTGCTGAAATTGTGCAcgtttgttttttattcatgAACTTGAAAATTAGTGATATTACTACATATGATGTGCAAGCAACTGCAGGACTTGTTCGCAGCATTTGCATTCATGCATGTGAAAACTTGAAGATTGGATTGAGACACTTTCTAGTAGCAAAAAAAATCTGTCAGGCAACCCATTGAGATTTTGACAGCAAAATATTCAGATACACCAGTCCTTTAGTCAATTATTATTCATTCGCATGATTGGCTGTtgcaaaaatttgttttcatcAACCAGAGCATCTTTTTTCGGTTTACCATGATACCTCAACCTGTAGTTAGTGCTGTCCTCTTTGAATCCAAGTTTCTCCTACCAGCTGGCATTTAGtcttaatattttattaattttgtgCAATGTTCATGTGTTTACTGAAATAATTGGCAGAAAGAACcttccagaaatatttttctgctTCTACAAATGAAGTGCCTCTTAATTTGTATATTATGCACCcacattattttgttttatttatttggaCAAGTTAATACTTGTGCATTTGTCAATTGCTTTTTCTTCACGTGGATTTGTGCAAGTTGTGACAAAGAACAGCAGATATGATCCGAGTTGTGCATAGGTACATAACAAACTTCTTCATCCAGTATTGTGCTTTTTAGTTTGTAAAACTTCCTTGAAGCATCTGAAATTGTCACCTAATTGCATCACAGCATGCATTTACCATGATGCTGAAATTGTCCAACATCAATATTGAGTGACTATGTTTCCATCCAGTAGAATTCTGTTGTTTTATACTTCTGGAAAGAATCAATCTTCTTGATCATTTTTCCTGGACGCACAGATTGTTCCAGGTTTGGTACAAAATTTTCGACATCAACTTGCCCTTGGTTTTTTGTTGAGAGTGATGTATTCTTTGTTGCATTTGGTGTGCTCCGTACATGCGTCCCTGCTTTTGGTCTTCTTTCTAACGGATGCTCCACGAGAAATTAATTGTTTGTTTCGCATTGGTTATATGACAATATTTCTGTACATGCTGCTCTTTCATTGTTCCCTTATGCCTAATGTGCTTCTGATACTAACGCTATCTGTTACCGATTTAAGTGCACCACATATTTCTTCATGTGAGGATGCATAAACACACGGCATGTCATTTTATATTAAGTGTTCTCCAACGTACGTGCAGTGGTAAAGGTTTTGACTGGGGAAAGTTTAAACTGCCTTCGATTCAAAGTAAGCACGGCTGGCTGTTGGCAGGAGGCCTTAACCCAGACAATGTTCGTCAAGCTATTGAAATTCTGAAACCTCAAGGGGTCGATGTGAGCAGTGGTATATGTGCTTCAGATGGACTTGCGAAAGACCTGAAAAAAATATCTGCCTTCATGCAAAACGCAAGGACTGCGTGCTCAATGACATAGTCTCAGAAGCAGAAGGCATCTTAAGATTGTCTAGAATTAGACCTGCCAATGTTAATGTACGAACAGAATCCCCGGAATGTTGCCAACATCAGATCTGAAAAACATTGTGAATGAATTGATTTTGATAGACTTGTCTTGCCCTTGCGTGGAAAATAATCAGAACCAGTTCTTCTTAGGGATGACTAACACCTGGTTGAATTTTTCCTGCCTGCTGGGTGAAATGCTCTTTGGCCCCAACGGAAATTTTTACCTTGGCAAACATGGAAGGGCGTGCAGGGAGATGAAACGCGGTCGGAATTTATGACCAGGACTTGTTTAGTGGCAGCAATCAGCAGTTTACGGTATTGTTTCATACCATGGCGGTCGGAATTTATGACCAGGCAGATGACTTGTTTAGTGGCAGCAGTCAGCAGTTTACGGTATTTTTTCATACCATGGCGCCATTGTGTTTAAATGGGATTTTGGCTTAAGTGAACTTAATCAGCTCTTTGTCCTGAAGGGTTTCCTAAATTCTAATTATGCTTACAATCATGCcaagattttgaaatatcataacaattttaaaatgaagattttgtaaaaaaacaCGCCCAAGTTTTGATGGAATGACAAGAAGCTTAGTATATGATGTATTCGAAATATTCCAAGCTTGGTGATCATGTGCAAAGTTGTAAGATTTTTCGGGGTGAATGTTTTAGCTTCTTCAACCGGAGTCTC encodes the following:
- the LOC116262435 gene encoding N-(5'-phosphoribosyl)anthranilate isomerase 1, chloroplastic-like; translation: MDAMGFNPTVPWRYFCEGFSLQSHEALNQKRLPSWKLEAAFRSDARLRQCAAFIVPQNRRVQLTRIRSHLQKRSKQTVAQHVGSGEENLDTNSPLVKMCGITSARDAEIAAKAGANFIGMIIWPNSKRSVSIQVASDIAKAAREYGAEPVGVFVDEDSDTILRYSDASDIEIVQLHGDGARAALPCLLQWCRVVYVLHADETGKLITGTPDDESLASVDWVLVDSVQGGSGKGFDWGKFKLPSIQSKHGWLLAGGLNPDNVRQAIEILKPQGVDVSSGICASDGLAKDLKKISAFMQNARTACSMT